One genomic region from Flagellimonas oceani encodes:
- a CDS encoding GIN domain-containing protein, whose translation MKKIVILLLVLMPIVTTAQRKPKIKGSRIVTQVSEELPPFTAIILNDDLEITLKESLGPGYHLIADDNLVDILKFEVNDGTLVISSYYNITAKKELEITVNYTQLNAITVKNGTMVSKDVIQSAELFVDGFNNTKLDIKANADVMDINLEDTSSGDFHVEVDSLNVNLNKRAQAYVYAQINSGVVDMEGNSSLAMEGTSDRFHVNVLDNANYKGEAMQINSAQLEITGTANARIYSFGDISIKSSGSAGTYLYGTPKITIEEFLGTSQLIKKED comes from the coding sequence ATGAAAAAGATTGTTATCCTACTTTTAGTGTTAATGCCGATAGTGACCACTGCGCAGCGCAAACCCAAAATAAAAGGTAGTCGCATAGTAACACAGGTGAGCGAAGAACTTCCGCCCTTTACCGCAATTATTTTAAATGATGACCTTGAAATCACCCTAAAGGAATCCTTGGGGCCGGGCTATCACCTAATTGCCGACGATAATTTGGTGGACATACTTAAATTTGAAGTCAATGATGGCACTTTGGTGATAAGTTCCTACTACAACATTACGGCGAAAAAAGAGTTGGAAATCACGGTGAACTATACCCAGCTCAATGCCATTACGGTAAAAAACGGGACCATGGTTTCCAAAGATGTCATCCAATCCGCGGAACTGTTCGTGGATGGTTTCAACAATACAAAATTGGATATTAAGGCGAATGCGGACGTGATGGATATTAATTTGGAAGATACCAGCAGCGGTGATTTTCATGTAGAGGTCGACTCGTTGAACGTAAACCTGAACAAAAGAGCACAGGCCTATGTGTACGCGCAGATAAATTCCGGTGTTGTGGATATGGAAGGCAATTCATCCTTGGCCATGGAAGGCACCTCGGATAGATTTCATGTCAACGTGCTGGACAATGCCAATTATAAGGGAGAGGCCATGCAGATCAATTCGGCGCAACTTGAAATTACCGGAACCGCCAATGCAAGGATTTATTCATTTGGCGATATATCCATAAAATCATCAGGAAGCGCAGGAACTTATCTGTACGGCACGCCAAAAATTACCATTGAAGAATTTTTGGGAACCTCCCAACTCATCAAAAAAGAAGACTGA
- a CDS encoding acyl-CoA dehydrogenase has protein sequence MITTDYSTGILQYIPFFYVIWSDDLLSASEISIVQKVIAQDETLSFEEKKQLGDWLHKDHPPHDEELKNWKLTIANSKVKLIESDTYPLTSLSQRLVKGDNVNEALKHIEVHLGIQPNHYNHLFDVEVVHEKTSDEYDPKMLDYMLKGEHTEVVDEFRKFLDKPDFAWEILRDKDEFRNRVLKQVQLLGKAGYGAMAYPNAYGGTDNMPAYAAIFEHLMFVDGSLAVKFGVQFGLFGGSIQKLGTKKHHDVYLKDAGETKLLGCFAMTETGHGSNVRGIKTTATYEKESDSIIIHTPGKNDNKEYIGNALHSKMASVFAQLIVDGKNEGVHAILVPLRNETHETLEGITIEDNGYKLGLNGVDNGKIWFNNVKVPRKNLLDKYGEIRDDGSYFSSIKNPNKRFFTMLGTLVGGRICVARGALGGSKMALSIAVKYALNRRQFNDNVKVQEDLIMDYPTHQLRLTPKIAGAYVYHFTLEEMIKRYSDDSQPDKRKIETQVAGLKSIITWFANETIQECREACGGKGYLLENRIADLKGDVDIFTTFEGDNTVLLQLAAKGILSDFQAEFNSAGFASVLKLLQSQLSDKLTAINPLYSNKVDAEHLYNPKFHKHAFDYRTRRLTYTLAMRIRNYIKKGIPSYQAFLKVQTHLLALGKAYSVELAYSVFCDHIDTISDLKYRVLMEKVGCLYALDQINSDARWFLEQGYVGSTKSKAIRQRVERLSTELRPHIEVLVDGFGIPEHCMSAPITQ, from the coding sequence ATGATTACCACTGATTATTCCACTGGAATTCTACAATACATACCATTTTTCTACGTGATTTGGTCCGATGACCTGCTCTCCGCTTCAGAAATATCCATTGTACAAAAAGTAATAGCGCAAGATGAAACATTGAGCTTTGAAGAAAAAAAACAATTGGGCGATTGGTTGCACAAAGACCATCCGCCCCATGATGAGGAACTTAAGAACTGGAAACTGACCATTGCCAATTCCAAGGTTAAATTGATCGAGAGCGACACCTATCCGCTTACTTCACTTAGTCAGCGATTGGTTAAAGGTGATAATGTCAACGAAGCGCTAAAGCATATCGAAGTCCATCTTGGCATACAGCCCAACCACTACAACCATCTCTTCGATGTAGAGGTGGTTCATGAAAAAACTTCGGACGAATACGATCCCAAAATGCTGGATTATATGCTTAAGGGTGAGCACACCGAAGTGGTTGATGAGTTCCGGAAGTTTTTGGACAAACCTGATTTTGCTTGGGAAATATTAAGGGATAAAGATGAATTCCGGAACAGGGTATTGAAACAGGTCCAACTTTTGGGAAAAGCGGGATACGGCGCCATGGCCTACCCCAATGCCTATGGCGGAACAGACAACATGCCCGCTTATGCCGCAATTTTTGAACATCTGATGTTCGTGGATGGCAGTTTGGCGGTAAAGTTCGGGGTTCAGTTTGGGCTTTTTGGCGGAAGCATCCAGAAGTTGGGCACCAAAAAGCATCATGATGTGTATTTGAAAGACGCCGGCGAAACCAAATTATTGGGTTGTTTTGCCATGACAGAAACTGGGCACGGTTCCAATGTCCGTGGCATCAAGACCACGGCTACCTATGAAAAGGAATCAGATTCCATCATTATACATACCCCAGGCAAAAATGATAACAAGGAATACATCGGGAACGCCCTGCATTCCAAAATGGCTTCGGTATTTGCACAATTGATCGTCGATGGCAAAAATGAAGGTGTACATGCTATTTTGGTTCCGCTCCGGAATGAAACACACGAAACCTTGGAAGGAATCACCATCGAGGACAATGGTTACAAGTTGGGACTGAACGGGGTGGACAATGGTAAAATCTGGTTCAACAATGTTAAGGTCCCCAGAAAAAACCTCTTGGACAAATACGGGGAGATACGTGATGATGGCTCGTACTTTTCCTCCATCAAAAATCCGAACAAGCGATTTTTCACCATGTTGGGCACTTTGGTGGGTGGACGAATCTGCGTGGCCCGTGGCGCTCTCGGGGGAAGTAAAATGGCCTTGTCCATCGCAGTAAAATATGCCCTGAACCGTAGGCAGTTCAATGATAATGTGAAGGTACAGGAAGACTTGATCATGGATTATCCCACCCATCAGCTGAGGCTAACCCCAAAAATTGCAGGAGCCTACGTGTATCATTTCACTCTGGAAGAAATGATAAAGCGCTACAGTGACGATTCGCAACCTGACAAACGAAAGATCGAGACCCAAGTGGCGGGACTCAAGTCCATAATCACCTGGTTTGCCAACGAAACCATTCAAGAATGTCGCGAAGCCTGTGGTGGAAAAGGCTATTTATTGGAGAACAGGATTGCCGACCTTAAGGGAGATGTGGACATTTTTACCACTTTTGAAGGGGACAATACGGTGCTGTTGCAACTGGCTGCGAAAGGTATCCTATCGGATTTTCAAGCTGAATTCAATAGTGCAGGGTTTGCCTCGGTTTTAAAACTGCTTCAATCGCAGCTTTCGGATAAACTTACGGCCATAAACCCATTGTATTCCAACAAAGTCGATGCGGAGCACCTATACAATCCAAAGTTCCATAAGCATGCTTTTGACTATCGCACGCGCAGGCTGACCTATACCCTCGCCATGCGCATTCGCAACTATATTAAAAAGGGGATTCCCTCGTATCAGGCCTTCCTGAAGGTCCAGACCCACTTACTGGCTTTGGGAAAAGCGTACAGTGTGGAACTGGCGTATTCTGTTTTCTGTGACCATATCGATACTATATCGGACCTTAAATACAGGGTCTTGATGGAGAAAGTAGGTTGCCTTTACGCTTTGGACCAAATCAATTCGGATGCCAGATGGTTTTTGGAGCAAGGTTATGTTGGGAGCACCAAATCGAAGGCCATCCGTCAACGGGTAGAGCGGTTATCCACAGAGCTCAGGCCGCATATTGAAGTATTGGTAGATGGTTTCGGCATTCCGGAGCATTGCATGAGCGCTCCGATTACCCAATAA
- the ruvB gene encoding Holliday junction branch migration DNA helicase RuvB, with the protein MNENLDPTGENLSPEEFDIERALRPISFDDFTGQAQVLENLKVFVQAANLRGEALDHTLFHGPPGLGKTTLAHILANELGVGIKVTSGPVLDKPGDLAGLLTNLDERDVLFIDEIHRLSPIVEEYLYSAMEDYKIDIMIETGPNARTVQINLSPFTLIGATTRSGLLTAPMRARFGIQSRLEYYNTELLSTIVERSAEILNVPITNDAAIEIAGRSRGTPRICNALLRRVRDFAQIKGNGNIDLEISQFGLKALNVDAHGLDEMDNKILTTIIDKFKGGPVGITTLATAVSESAETLEEVYEPFLIQQGFIMRTPRGREVTELAYKHLGKVKGGTQGGLF; encoded by the coding sequence ATGAATGAAAATTTAGATCCAACAGGCGAAAATCTTTCTCCGGAAGAATTTGATATAGAAAGAGCGTTACGGCCCATTAGTTTTGACGACTTTACCGGCCAGGCCCAAGTACTCGAAAACCTAAAGGTTTTTGTGCAGGCCGCCAATCTTAGGGGAGAAGCGTTGGACCATACCCTTTTTCATGGCCCTCCGGGTTTGGGGAAGACCACCTTGGCGCATATTCTTGCCAACGAACTCGGGGTGGGAATCAAGGTCACCTCCGGACCCGTGTTGGACAAACCGGGGGATTTGGCCGGGTTGTTGACCAATTTGGATGAACGGGATGTTCTCTTTATCGATGAAATCCACAGATTGAGTCCCATTGTGGAAGAATATCTGTATTCCGCTATGGAGGATTATAAAATTGATATCATGATCGAAACGGGCCCGAATGCCCGTACCGTGCAGATCAACCTAAGTCCGTTCACATTGATTGGCGCCACCACGCGATCTGGCCTGCTGACAGCTCCCATGCGCGCAAGGTTCGGAATCCAGAGCCGTTTGGAATATTACAATACAGAACTGTTGTCCACCATAGTTGAAAGAAGCGCCGAAATTTTAAACGTTCCCATCACCAACGATGCCGCAATTGAGATAGCAGGTCGGAGCAGGGGAACGCCCAGAATTTGTAATGCACTATTGCGCAGGGTTCGAGACTTCGCACAGATAAAGGGAAATGGTAACATTGACCTTGAGATTTCGCAGTTTGGACTAAAGGCTTTGAACGTAGATGCCCATGGATTGGACGAAATGGACAATAAAATTTTGACCACCATCATAGATAAATTCAAAGGTGGACCTGTTGGGATTACCACTTTGGCAACGGCAGTGTCCGAAAGCGCCGAAACTTTGGAAGAAGTGTACGAACCTTTCTTGATTCAGCAGGGCTTTATCATGCGAACCCCTCGAGGACGTGAAGTCACGGAACTTGCCTACAAACATTTGGGCAAGGTAAAGGGCGGTACACAAGGCGGATTGTTCTGA
- a CDS encoding TetR/AcrR family transcriptional regulator, translating to MKDRHIASGRKKQKQNTRDKILEASRELLEKKETLTMENVAEKAGVSRATIYRYYTNIDSISMDLILQLDVPKPDSFFGNDKETSENDTLLNIQKAYLDFSLRNEQTSRKFLAAVLASSNPQMRRGKNRINTLREYFKSTKADLSEEEKEKLIHLSVLLMGIESIITAKDVCELDNETTFETLSWGLQMILKGCGLDK from the coding sequence ATGAAAGATAGGCACATTGCATCTGGACGTAAAAAACAAAAGCAGAATACCAGAGATAAAATTCTAGAGGCATCGCGTGAATTATTGGAGAAGAAAGAAACCTTGACCATGGAAAATGTAGCAGAGAAAGCTGGGGTTTCCAGAGCAACGATTTATCGGTACTACACCAATATTGATTCCATCTCCATGGATTTGATTCTTCAACTTGACGTTCCCAAACCTGATAGCTTTTTTGGCAATGACAAGGAAACATCAGAAAATGATACCCTTTTAAACATCCAAAAGGCCTACTTGGATTTCAGCCTTCGAAACGAACAAACTTCAAGAAAGTTTTTGGCAGCTGTACTGGCATCATCCAACCCACAAATGCGTAGGGGAAAAAACCGAATCAACACGCTCCGAGAGTACTTTAAATCTACTAAGGCCGATCTGAGCGAAGAGGAGAAAGAAAAATTGATTCATCTGTCCGTACTTTTAATGGGAATAGAATCCATCATTACAGCAAAGGATGTCTGCGAATTGGACAATGAAACAACCTTTGAAACCTTATCTTGGGGACTACAAATGATTTTGAAAGGGTGCGGACTAGATAAGTAA
- a CDS encoding cupin domain-containing protein, whose translation MKNNASKWVLGQKVTLHPTTGDYDLVVCETPAGAQGPPPHVHSEYKEAFMVVQGELEFFVNGKTFVCKQGESVDIPPGTLHTFSNKTDAACTWVNIHSPKGFYKFFETFGVPETEDNAIMKSVEPEIIQKVLATASQYDMAIPPPPQQ comes from the coding sequence ATGAAAAACAATGCTTCAAAATGGGTCTTGGGCCAAAAAGTGACTTTGCACCCCACCACGGGTGATTATGATTTGGTTGTTTGTGAAACTCCAGCTGGTGCACAAGGTCCACCACCTCATGTGCATAGCGAATACAAAGAGGCTTTTATGGTCGTCCAGGGCGAACTTGAGTTTTTTGTGAACGGGAAGACTTTTGTATGTAAACAAGGCGAGTCGGTTGATATCCCGCCTGGGACCTTGCATACATTCAGCAACAAAACGGATGCAGCCTGCACTTGGGTAAATATTCACAGTCCCAAGGGATTTTATAAATTTTTTGAGACTTTTGGTGTTCCGGAAACTGAAGATAATGCAATCATGAAATCCGTGGAACCTGAAATTATTCAAAAAGTTTTGGCCACGGCATCACAATATGATATGGCCATTCCGCCTCCACCACAGCAATAA
- the queG gene encoding tRNA epoxyqueuosine(34) reductase QueG, which translates to MNALQKNTELIKTEAKRLGFLSCGVSKAEFLEEEAPRLEKWLNQNMHGEMQYMENHFDKRLDPTKLVEGSKSVISLLLNYFPSKEQNPDSYKISKYAYGMDYHFVIKDKLKSLLHFIQEEIGDVHGRAFVDSAPVLDKAWAAKSGLGWIGKNSNLLTQQVGSFYFIAELIVDLELEYDTPVTDHCGTCTACIDACPTEAIVQPYVVDGSKCISYLTIELKNEIPSEFDGKLDEWMFGCDVCQDVCPWNRFSKSHSEPLFNPHPDLLSFTKKDWEEITEDVFKKIFKKSAVKRTKLSGLERNINFLKK; encoded by the coding sequence TTGAATGCTCTTCAGAAAAATACAGAACTAATAAAAACCGAAGCCAAACGCCTCGGTTTTTTGTCATGTGGTGTTTCCAAGGCTGAATTTTTGGAGGAAGAAGCCCCTCGTTTGGAGAAGTGGCTCAACCAGAACATGCATGGCGAGATGCAGTACATGGAAAACCATTTCGACAAACGTTTGGACCCTACAAAATTGGTCGAAGGTTCCAAGTCGGTCATATCACTTTTATTGAATTACTTTCCTTCCAAAGAGCAGAATCCAGATTCCTATAAAATTTCCAAATATGCTTATGGGATGGACTATCACTTTGTGATTAAGGACAAGCTCAAGAGTTTGCTTCATTTTATCCAAGAAGAAATCGGGGATGTCCACGGACGCGCATTCGTGGATTCTGCCCCCGTCCTGGACAAGGCGTGGGCAGCGAAAAGTGGGCTTGGCTGGATAGGCAAAAACAGCAATTTGCTCACCCAGCAAGTGGGCTCCTTTTATTTTATTGCCGAACTGATCGTGGATTTGGAACTGGAATACGATACGCCTGTGACCGACCATTGCGGTACCTGCACTGCTTGTATCGATGCTTGTCCTACGGAAGCCATTGTACAGCCCTACGTGGTCGATGGCAGTAAATGTATTTCGTACCTCACTATTGAGTTGAAGAACGAAATCCCTTCTGAATTTGATGGTAAATTGGACGAATGGATGTTCGGTTGCGATGTGTGCCAAGATGTTTGCCCATGGAACCGTTTTTCAAAATCGCATAGCGAACCGCTTTTTAACCCCCATCCGGACTTATTGTCCTTCACTAAAAAAGATTGGGAAGAGATAACGGAGGATGTCTTTAAAAAAATCTTTAAAAAATCAGCGGTAAAAAGAACAAAACTATCAGGTCTTGAACGGAACATCAATTTTTTGAAGAAATAG
- a CDS encoding MFS transporter, with product MIKIKKPKLSFWQIFNMNVGFLGIQYSFGLQQSAINPIFLFLGATEEMLPILNIAGPVTGLIVQPIIGAISDKTWSPRWGRRKPFFLIGAIMGSICLFAFPLSPALWFAVGLLWILDVGNNMAMEPYRAFVGDKLPESQFSIGYQMQSLFVGAGILLANASIFIFQDWFGGGQEVEGTVPKWLYYSFFIGSFLSIATILWSVLKTPEIPPTDDELTEINKHKALPFAERFKVPFVEIAHAVKQMPRFMWKLSAVYLFQWYALFVYWQFITPLFRVSLGYDTSEAAAQAAKMSTTYNIVTAVVALVLVPLTMRFGGKKVYALSLLGTAIALFAIPYIQDPVYVLFPMVLFGIGWAAMMGIPYSMVSKVVPQERRGVYMGILNMMIVIPMGIETLTFGPIFKNLLGGNSVNAMLFAGAFFVIASILAMRLNVKKAKKEYPLDS from the coding sequence ATGATTAAGATTAAAAAGCCCAAATTAAGTTTTTGGCAAATTTTCAACATGAATGTTGGATTCTTGGGAATCCAATATAGTTTTGGGTTGCAACAGAGTGCCATCAACCCCATATTTCTTTTTTTGGGCGCCACAGAGGAAATGTTGCCCATTTTAAATATTGCAGGTCCCGTAACGGGCTTGATCGTTCAACCCATTATTGGTGCCATATCTGATAAAACATGGTCGCCGCGTTGGGGAAGGCGAAAACCCTTCTTTTTGATTGGGGCCATCATGGGGAGTATCTGTTTGTTTGCTTTTCCTTTAAGTCCCGCCTTGTGGTTTGCAGTAGGTTTACTTTGGATTTTGGACGTGGGGAACAATATGGCCATGGAGCCCTACCGGGCATTTGTGGGTGATAAATTACCGGAGTCACAATTCAGTATCGGCTATCAGATGCAGAGCCTTTTTGTGGGTGCGGGCATTCTTTTGGCCAATGCCTCTATCTTTATATTTCAAGATTGGTTCGGAGGGGGGCAAGAAGTGGAAGGTACTGTGCCCAAGTGGTTGTACTATTCTTTTTTTATCGGTTCATTCTTGTCGATAGCCACCATTTTATGGTCTGTCTTAAAAACGCCGGAAATTCCACCTACGGACGATGAACTGACCGAAATCAATAAACATAAAGCACTTCCCTTTGCCGAGCGGTTCAAGGTTCCTTTTGTGGAAATTGCACATGCGGTAAAGCAAATGCCCAGATTTATGTGGAAGCTGTCCGCGGTCTACCTCTTTCAATGGTATGCACTTTTTGTGTATTGGCAATTTATCACGCCTTTGTTCAGGGTTTCTTTAGGGTATGATACTTCCGAGGCGGCAGCACAAGCAGCAAAAATGAGCACCACCTATAATATTGTTACTGCTGTAGTGGCATTGGTTCTAGTGCCATTGACCATGCGATTTGGGGGCAAAAAAGTATATGCTTTGAGTTTATTAGGAACGGCAATCGCGTTGTTTGCCATACCTTATATTCAGGACCCGGTTTACGTGCTGTTCCCCATGGTGCTGTTCGGAATCGGTTGGGCGGCAATGATGGGAATCCCTTACAGTATGGTGTCCAAAGTGGTCCCACAAGAACGAAGAGGGGTTTATATGGGCATATTGAATATGATGATCGTAATCCCGATGGGGATAGAGACACTTACTTTTGGACCTATTTTTAAAAATCTTTTAGGAGGCAATTCGGTCAATGCGATGCTTTTTGCAGGCGCGTTTTTTGTCATAGCAAGTATTTTGGCCATGCGGCTCAATGTAAAAAAGGCCAAAAAAGAATATCCCTTGGATTCATAA
- a CDS encoding NADP-dependent malic enzyme — MSKEKQRREALLYHAKPQPGKIKIVPTKPYSTQRDLALAYSPGVAEPCLEIEKNKDDVYKYTAKGNIVAVISNGTAVLGLGDIGPEASKPVMEGKSLLFKIFADIDGIDIELDTKDVDRFIETVKTIAPTFGGINLEDIKAPEAFEIERRLKEELDIPVMHDDQHGTAIISAAALINALEIAEKKIEEVKIVVSGAGAAAVSCTKLYKAFGARAENIVMLDSKGVIRSDRENLSGEKEEFATDRKIDTLEEAMVDADVFIGLSIADIVSPGMLSSMAENPIVFAMANPNPEIEYNLACETRKDIIMATGRSDHPNQVNNVLGFPFIFRGALDVRATKINEEMKMAAVRALADLTREPVPEQVNIAYDATRLTFGRNYIIPKPFDPRLITKIPPAVAKAAMDSGVAKFPIQDWDKYEEELYQRSGNDNKVVRLLHNRAKVNPKRIVFAEAELLDVMKAAQIVYEEGIATPILLGNKEIIEHLKKELEFDAEVPIIDPRSDEFSEMRSRYALKLWELRKRKGETKYSARVNMGKRNYFGAMMLKEGDADGMISGYSRAYPKVLRPVFEVLGRAKNVQNASTVNIMITDRGPLFLADTSININPNAEELAEIAQMTANVAKTFGFNPIMALLSYANFGSSNHPHAKKVREAVRILHERNPDLVVDGEIQTDFALDPEMSDKNFPFSKISGKKVNTFIFPNLESANITYKLLKGLNKADSIGPIMVGLTKAAHILQLGASVDEMVNMAAVAVIDAQEREKRRKARMQGE; from the coding sequence ATGAGCAAGGAAAAGCAAAGAAGGGAAGCGTTACTGTACCACGCTAAACCACAGCCGGGAAAAATCAAGATCGTACCCACAAAACCATATTCCACCCAACGGGATCTGGCATTGGCCTACTCGCCTGGAGTGGCCGAACCTTGTTTGGAAATCGAAAAGAACAAGGATGATGTGTACAAGTACACCGCCAAAGGAAACATTGTGGCGGTAATTTCCAATGGAACCGCCGTTTTGGGTCTGGGGGATATAGGCCCGGAGGCCTCAAAACCGGTAATGGAAGGAAAGAGTTTGCTTTTCAAGATTTTTGCTGATATCGATGGGATTGACATCGAATTGGATACCAAGGATGTAGACCGTTTTATTGAAACGGTGAAGACCATCGCTCCGACTTTTGGAGGTATCAACCTGGAAGATATCAAAGCTCCCGAAGCTTTTGAGATAGAACGCAGATTGAAGGAAGAACTTGATATTCCTGTAATGCACGATGACCAGCATGGAACCGCAATTATTTCTGCTGCAGCTTTGATAAATGCTTTGGAAATTGCCGAGAAAAAAATCGAAGAAGTCAAAATAGTAGTCAGCGGCGCAGGTGCAGCTGCCGTTTCCTGTACCAAGTTGTACAAGGCATTTGGGGCAAGGGCGGAGAATATTGTAATGCTCGATAGCAAGGGGGTAATACGAAGCGATAGGGAGAATTTAAGTGGGGAGAAAGAGGAGTTTGCCACCGATAGAAAAATAGATACTTTGGAGGAAGCCATGGTCGATGCCGATGTTTTCATCGGGCTTTCCATTGCGGATATTGTATCTCCGGGGATGTTGAGTTCCATGGCTGAAAACCCCATTGTCTTTGCTATGGCCAACCCGAATCCTGAGATCGAGTACAATCTGGCTTGCGAGACCAGAAAAGATATCATTATGGCAACAGGACGCTCGGACCATCCTAACCAAGTGAACAATGTGCTTGGATTCCCTTTTATTTTTAGGGGAGCCTTGGATGTGCGAGCCACCAAAATCAATGAAGAAATGAAAATGGCCGCGGTTCGAGCTCTGGCAGATTTGACCCGTGAACCTGTGCCGGAACAAGTGAACATTGCCTATGATGCCACAAGGTTGACCTTTGGCAGAAACTATATCATTCCAAAACCTTTTGACCCACGTTTGATCACCAAGATTCCACCGGCAGTGGCAAAAGCTGCCATGGACAGTGGAGTGGCCAAATTCCCGATTCAAGATTGGGACAAGTATGAAGAGGAACTGTATCAAAGGTCGGGCAACGACAATAAAGTGGTGAGGCTGTTGCACAACAGGGCCAAGGTAAACCCAAAACGAATCGTGTTTGCCGAGGCTGAATTATTGGATGTAATGAAGGCCGCGCAGATTGTTTACGAAGAAGGAATCGCCACGCCCATTCTGCTCGGAAACAAAGAAATTATAGAACATCTAAAAAAAGAGCTGGAATTTGATGCCGAGGTGCCGATTATTGATCCACGTTCCGATGAATTTAGCGAAATGCGTTCCCGATATGCGCTAAAGCTTTGGGAATTAAGAAAAAGAAAGGGTGAGACCAAGTACAGTGCACGTGTCAACATGGGCAAGCGCAACTATTTTGGTGCGATGATGTTGAAAGAAGGTGATGCAGACGGAATGATTTCCGGCTATTCGAGAGCCTACCCAAAGGTATTGCGCCCCGTTTTTGAAGTATTGGGAAGGGCCAAGAACGTACAGAATGCCAGTACCGTAAATATTATGATCACGGATAGGGGGCCTCTATTTTTAGCGGATACCTCCATCAATATAAATCCAAATGCGGAAGAGCTGGCCGAGATTGCCCAAATGACGGCCAACGTGGCCAAAACCTTTGGTTTTAACCCCATTATGGCATTGCTATCTTATGCGAACTTTGGTTCTTCAAACCATCCGCATGCCAAAAAAGTTCGGGAAGCCGTTAGAATCCTGCACGAAAGGAATCCGGATTTGGTGGTCGATGGTGAAATTCAAACCGATTTTGCTCTTGATCCAGAAATGAGCGATAAAAATTTCCCATTCTCCAAGATATCCGGTAAAAAGGTCAACACCTTTATATTCCCGAATTTGGAATCCGCCAATATCACTTATAAGCTATTGAAAGGTCTTAACAAGGCCGATTCCATTGGTCCGATAATGGTCGGATTGACCAAAGCTGCCCACATTTTACAGTTGGGTGCAAGCGTGGACGAAATGGTGAATATGGCCGCAGTAGCCGTTATCGATGCCCAAGAAAGGGAGAAAAGACGGAAAGCTAGAATGCAAGGAGAATAG
- the ruvA gene encoding Holliday junction branch migration protein RuvA, with protein MITHLKGKLVEKNPTYVIVECNGVGYFLNISLHTFSMLTDEENIFIYTDLLVKEDSHTLFGFAERAEREVFRLLISVSGVGASTARTMLSSLSPADVRDAIANGDVPTIQSVKGIGAKTAQRVILDLKDKILKVYDIGEVSQQSNNTNKEEALSALEVLGFTRKQSEKVVDKVLSQDTSLSVENIIKQALKNL; from the coding sequence ATGATTACCCATTTAAAAGGAAAACTGGTCGAAAAAAATCCCACCTATGTCATTGTAGAATGCAATGGCGTCGGCTATTTTTTGAATATTTCTTTGCATACGTTTTCCATGCTTACCGATGAGGAAAATATATTTATTTATACCGACTTGTTGGTAAAGGAAGACTCCCATACCCTGTTCGGTTTTGCGGAGCGTGCCGAGCGCGAAGTATTCCGTTTGTTGATCTCCGTTTCGGGGGTCGGGGCCAGTACCGCACGTACCATGTTGTCCTCATTGTCACCGGCAGATGTAAGGGATGCCATAGCCAATGGCGATGTCCCCACAATCCAGTCTGTAAAAGGGATTGGGGCCAAAACGGCCCAACGCGTTATCTTGGATTTGAAGGACAAGATTTTAAAAGTCTACGACATAGGCGAAGTTTCACAACAATCAAACAATACAAATAAAGAAGAAGCGTTATCTGCATTAGAGGTTCTTGGTTTTACCAGAAAGCAATCTGAAAAGGTGGTGGACAAGGTACTTTCCCAAGACACTTCGTTAAGCGTAGAGAACATTATAAAACAGGCGCTGAAAAATTTGTAA